The window tttttttttgggtgTATTTTAAGTAAAACTcatatacaaataaacaaCATTATATTaagaattttaaaaaaataatttgttaaaagatattttatttttattataaaatttttttttttttttgttggtTTTTGCTAATACAAATATAGAGTTAAAAATACGCATAAATAATAGgtgttaataatataaaatatagaattaattatatgtgcatatagTAAAATGGAAATTGTTAAATgagtatataataaacatataGAGAAAGATTTGATAAATGTGTTTAAAATacgaataaaatataaaagttgTCAGTTTATTTCAaacaatatacatataacaATCTTGTTTCATTTCGTGtgaacaaattaaataaatatatatatatgaatttttcttatataaatattatgtagAAATTGTATTGCTTATATGTGTAATGTAAAAACTGTATTTTaccatattttaataaacatttaatttaaaagatttccaaatacaaataacgaaataatatacataataatggttgaatggaaataaaaaatccaaaacaaaaaatatatttttttttaatatatagaaaaataatatttatataaaataagcatatatactatattttttaaataccataggcattattatatatacattttttttactatatatCAATGACATAGTATATTAagtgaaagaaaaaaaaaaaaaaaaaaaaatgcttgaaataaaaatttatttatgcactttatataaattttccttttttattgaaaaaatgtataataagaaatattatataagtaataataaaataaagaataataGAGACGTTCTTAATATCCTAGCAATTATTTAACTATTATCcacttttataattttatttaattttaccaaactattatttatgcattaaaacaataaaattacaaaatgGATGTTGCATAATAAcattaaacaaattataaatttatttgtattgaattgttaaatatatactgataacacatataataatacacGAAATAAAAAgtgtacatataatatatgtgaaaaaaaaaaaaaaaaatttaataatatgtatacgatgatatataattatttaaatgcaAAATGCTTTTTAAAGGGAATAAAACACTGAATGATTTCCCTTATCATATGTGTTGGTTTGGTTTGAAACCAgacttaaaaaatttaactaATAGCAATTTTAACTTTAGTTGCTTAgaggaaatatatttatttcgtttttcaaatattaacagttttaatttattaaatttaaatcattCAAGTAATAATTATGTAAATGTATGGTTTGACAATTTGGATAATCTCATTAAATgctttaaaattaaatattcttcaaataaatctaaaatttatttatatcaacaATACTTTGATAAAAAATACCCAATTAATGATGTTTTCACGTACAAAAATCCTCaacaattttattaacatttttatataaaccTAGTTTGTACATGcataattctatatttttttttttcatagctagctattttaacattttttttttggtgataaaaataaacacacACATGTTTCTATACCTTTACATGGTCTGAGTTACACCtattcaattttttaaagctacacatttatatatatattttcttattgTACTATTCTCCTATTTTCCTATCCTATtgcttattattttatttttgttgtaACATTTTTAACATGCCCAAGTAAGGTAATATGGATCAAAATGTATGAACAAATCAAGTTATTGGATGTACAGGAATTAAAACTTCTTTTAATAGAAGAATACAATGAATATATCAAGTTAGTTAAAACTGTGGAATTATATCACCAAAAAATGCAATTAAATTGGTTcaaatttcatttattttatgaacaaactgaaaataatattcagaaatattattcaataaataaaaaaaacaaaaatcaagttaataataaaacaaataacaTGAACAGCCATCTATTTAATCCTAGCCATGAAGCCATTCCCATTtgtaaaggaaaaaaaaaaaaaaaaaaaaaacaatcaGAAGGTTATTCAAACTATAAAAGTATTGAAGAAGacttaaaatttatttataaacaaggaaaaaataatgaatgttattatttcaaggcatataataatgataagcCACGTTCTCtcattttacattttttaaggGATGTCCCTAATTCtgttgaattatatataaacattaaaataaaaaatttgaataaattaaaaaatggtgTACTAaccaaattaaataatttttgtaaaatacaaataaataaaatttattttcttataatattatgtgaaatcaaattaaataattcacATTTATGCCAAAAAACGGAAACACACAATAAAACTATtatgcataaaaatataaaaaatatagttattctttgtaaaaaaattatacatgAAGTTACGAAAAATATGGttcctttcttttttttatttaatttattttcaacaCCTGattattttgaatataaCTTTGATTATTTCAATAATTTAATTCAAATGTTGGGCGTGTAACAAACTGGAAGCACACACGGGATTGGCTATTGAATAAGCGTATATATCATAGTactacaattatatatatattttttttttttttatttatttattttatgtctATTTTAACGATTTTTGTGTTGATTGCTCTGGATTTTGACAAAGATCAcgattatataaaataatacctataaaattaaatattctaaaattaaaatgatatatacatatatatttttttttatatttttttaatatatcctTTATTTTCGTTTTActatttattgttattttttagtttatattattatttattttgcttTTACATTTTTCTTCTACATTTTTCTTCTACATTTTTcttctacattttttttctgcattttttttcaaatatttgtATACAAAATTTTCCTTCGTGAATTTAACCCCCTTTCGGAAgtgtttatatattctatataattttttttttttttttttttttttttaaatatgttcGCTTCGTTATTTATAAtgtaaacattttttttttgtttataaaaaacataagaAATATTATCTGTAactatatttatgtttttatatatttctatttctattatactatatttataacatttttaaaataacatCTTTTAAGTAgaaagatgaaaaaataaagaaaacatatgatgttttttattttttttttatttttgttgttTAACATtgaaacgaaaaaaatatgtatcactatttataaaactatatgaatataaagaaaatattcataaaaattttttttatggcaACAGTAATTTTTTCGCATTTTATAActcaaaatatatgttactcaaataaaaaaaaacatattttttttctaaatagaacaaatgtttataataataataatttagtgtacactttaaaaaatacacattggaaaaataatataaggagggctaaaattttcaataagCTTTTCTTTGAAAacaatttattttacatCAACAAAAGTATAGAACAAAAATTTTTTgcaaataacatttttaaaatggaTATGCATCAGCCTTTTGTGGTAAGCATCGATAATATTtcccaaaaaataaatgaaatggACCAATTATGTTCTCATTCGCCTTCTTCTTACCATTTTATACTACCATTTTATACTACCATTTTATACTACCATTTTATACTACCATTTTTTACTACCATTTTATACTaccattttatattatatctttttttttcccctTCTCATTTGCGAAGATCTTTATGCTTGGAGGCCCCGGTAGCGGGAAAGGGACACAATGCAAACTGATTCAAGAAAACTTCGATTTTGTTCACATCAGTGCAGGTTATTTATAGTCActatatttcatataatttttacacATATAGCCACATATTACGATATcgcttatttttttattattttattattttattattttattattttattattttattatttttttttttttttttagggGATTGTCTACgagaatatttaataaaatgcgaaaaaaatgaagcaGATTCAAAATACAAAGAAATTGTAGAAGATTCTATAAACAATGGttattgaaataaaatataattcatttttttttttttttatgtgcataattgttataatttcctttatatgtataaaatgtTGTCAATAGCATAcattcaaaattaaaaaaaaaatatatattctacaTTTTGGTGTTTTAGGAAAAATAGCACCTGCGGAAATAACTATAGAATTAATGAAACATAAAATGGAAGACGAAATTAATAGAATcagaaaaaatgaagaaaaatatgataatgaagatgtagaaaaattaaatagtTTCTCATTTAACTCATtagatgataaaataaatttagaaaatactaatattaatgaaaatagtaataaattaaaatatgaaaataatatatatgaaaataattatgtattggatatattaaaaaaaaataaaatattaaaaaaagcaaaatataaatttataattgatGGATTTCCAAGAAATTACAATAATCTTAATGGCTggataaatattattaaaaattatgcatatgttcatttatgtatatttctttattgtGATGAAGATCATATGATTAAAAGATGTATAAATCGTGGACTAATTAGTGGTATCTTattctatataaaaatattcttatatttttaaatttatttctgAATATGTCTGCATCTACCTTGTTTTTATCACCCCACAATGCATGCACAGTACATATATTCCCAATACATGCACAGTACACAGATGCATCTATTTTTCTTTCCCTTTTAAACTTCTCAGGAAGAGTAGATGACAATATAAATACACTCAAGAAAAGATTTGAAACACACAATAAAGGATGTATTCCTATAATAAACTTATTTTTAAGTGAAAACAAatgcatttttattaatgcAAATAAAACTATTGAAGGTGTGTGGAACGATATGAAATAtgtttttgaaaatatgtaaaaatagcAAACATGAATTAAATACACTCATTTTTACCAATCACAAATATGTGATACCATTTATGAAACACacctttttatttattatatgatatatttttactgtctttaatttttattatttttattattatttatacccCAATTACCACCTATTATAATCGTGTTTTTAAAActgattttatattttaagaatttgttcacataaatttattcctttttttgtgtgtatatatatatatgtatatatacatatgtcttacttgattaaacatatacatatgttcattatataattgtttataaatattttttacttttttaataacaaattataatattaagtttttttttttttttgctttatttaataatatatgcataagaaatatatataaaagaaattcGGGAATACACatgtaaagaaaataataagacATAAtgttgtgaaaaaaaaaagaaaaaaaaatacggaaaaattatttgcatttttaaaactggaaaaataaatgatcaTATATATTCCTCTCCTccttttataatttttttttgtcaaacttctaaaaaaggaaatactAATGGACGTAAAAATTATTACTCCACCATTAAATGTTACGCACACAAATAAAAACAACTGAAATTATGaaacaagaaaaaaaattatataaaacaactTTTTACATCCACATATGTATACTCAAACATATGTTCATAATtgtttcatataaaataaatgttatgaATACAAAAGATCAAGGTAAATGATAAAttgaattttatatatagagGGGAGAGAACAGAAAAAGTTTCATACATGTAAAACTGTATTATTATAACTACATTATTTCTTACAATGTAATAATACTTTCCTTCATTCTCCAGAATgaggatatatataaattactagccaaataattaaaatttctgcgaatttttttttcaaaatttttatgatttgttcatattttcttTCCATTTTGTATGACctgttcatatatttttctttccaTTTTGTATgacttgttcatattttttctttccaTTTTGTATGtcttgttcatattttttctttccatttttatgacttgttcatatttttcttcCCATTTTGCATGATTcgttcatattttttcttcccattttttctttccattttttcttcccatttttttcaaatttacaCACATTTTCATCTCAACGATTCATGGAAAACGCCTGCTCATAAAACTTTTGCCCAGCCTTGTTTGTCTCTCGCCagtgatataaaaaatttttaaaaagttCCGTTCGTTGGTCATgatttaaattcaaatagtTATCAACCTGCtcatttatttcttcatcGGAATTAATTATAAACGGATTATTTTCCTGATTAGTTATATTTGATTGATTAAAAAGGCTAGTCCTATTTTTTAGTCCATTCTCTAATTCATCAATTTTACAATGTAATAATGTTTTATCACtcaataaaacatttttttcattttcgaTTTTAGAATTTTCTAATCTTAATACATCAATTTGATTAACTaaagaaatattttcattatttaacaCTTCGATCTGTTTTCTCAaatcatttatttctttattaagTTCAAATTCATTTTGTGCAATTTTTCGTAATTGCTGATTTTCATTAATTACTTTATTCATTTCCATTTCTAAATCATTGTTTAAATCTACTAATGTTTggacatttttatttaaattagtTATTGTTCCCTCTGAGCAATTTTTAACTCTATTAAATTTCTCATCATaagtatttataatatttcttaATTCTTCGATTTTTATATGACtatttttttccctttttaaagtttcttttaataattctGAAACTTTATTATAACTAATTCGAATCTTGTTTATTTCTTCAGTACTTTTTTTTCGGCTTCTTTTTAAACACTCACAATAACTTAATAATtcttgaaataaataaactatATCTTTTTTGTTTTCTGTGTAATATTTGgaagaaatatttaaatattctaaattattttcgCTATTTACATGAccattcatattattatttattatcccattttttggaaaaaaattcatattaatTATACTTGATTGGCTTAAAGTATTATTACCAACCACCCCATTTTCGTTTCCCTCTACACTTACACGATTCTCACTTCCCAACGATTTATTAACAACATTGTTTATATGACTGTTAACATTATTAACGCTACTAATATTGTTATTGCTACTAATATTGTTATTGCTACTAATATTGTTATTGCTACTAATATTGTTATTGCTActaatattgttattattactattattattattattattgcaaGATTCGCTAGCACATGTACTACTTCTTGTTTGATTACTGTTGGCCTTATTTGTTAATCCATAACTTAGCCCATCAAACAATCCTCTGTTTGCTACtccattatatatatcatttccCACTCTACTATTTAATCGAGTTACATCATAATTATCTGAATT is drawn from Plasmodium yoelii strain 17X genome assembly, chromosome: 2 and contains these coding sequences:
- a CDS encoding UMP-CMP kinase, giving the protein MNIKKIFIKIFFMATVIFSHFITQNICYSNKKKHIFFLNRTNVYNNNNLVYTLKNTHWKNNIRRAKIFNKLFFENNLFYINKSIEQKFFANNIFKMDMHQPFVIFMLGGPGSGKGTQCKLIQENFDFVHISAGDCLREYLIKCEKNEADSKYKEIVEDSINNGKIAPAEITIELMKHKMEDEINRIRKNEEKYDNEDVEKLNSFSFNSLDDKINLENTNINENSNKLKYENNIYENNYVLDILKKNKILKKAKYKFIIDGFPRNYNNLNGWINIIKNYAYVHLCIFLYCDEDHMIKRCINRGLISGRVDDNINTLKKRFETHNKGCIPIINLFLSENKCIFINANKTIEGVWNDMKYVFENM